GTGTCCAGGCGGGTCCCCTCGCGGTGGTCCACCCAACGCGAAGCCAGCGGCAGCCCGGCGAACGGCGCCAGGATGAAGAACAGCCACGCCAGCGGCAGTCCCAGCCAGAACAGCCCGGACGCCACCAGCGCCACGATCGTCGCGCACACCCCGCCGAGCAGGGGCAGCACGACCAGCACCCCACCGGGGATCGAATCACCGCGCTTGGCCCGCACGATCCGGTTGGCCGCCGACTGCAGCAGCTCAGCGGCATCGGCATCGCCGTGGGTCGAGAACGCGGGCGCGGGCAGGTCGCCCACACGTCGACCCCGCAGCAGCCGCAGGTCTCCCCAGACCCGCTCGGCCTGCTGATCGACCTTGACCAGGGCAAGCTCACGAGTGGCCACGGCCGCCGAGGCAGCCTCGACGGCCTCGGCCGCAGCGGCGACATCGCGCTCCACCGCAGCCCGACCATCCATGTAGGACTGTCCAGCCGCAGCGGCGGCCGCGTCCCGGCGCCGTGCGGCGGCGACGAGGTCGGCGACGAGGCTGCGATATTCGGCGACCGTCACAGCGTCACCTCGTAGGGGATGATGATCTCCGGGCTGCGGTGCACCGCCCGGTCGAAGAAGAGCGCCCGCTGCTCGCGCGGGAACCACACCGGCCCGCCCGGCTGCGGCGTCAGCGGCGCGAGCTCATTGCCGTGCACGTCCAGCGCCACCCACGCGCCGATCGCATCGAGCCGCGCTCCGATCCCCCCGAGGTCGTCGCGCAGCCGCGCGACCGTCCGCCACCAGGCCAGCATGTGGGTACGCCGTTCCGGCCCCCGGGACAGCACGGTCCGCAGCAGCTCGTGCCCGGTCGGCTCGCCGGGTCCCCGCCGTGCGGCGAGCTGTGCCGAGGCGGCATCGAGGGCGTAGGCGAGGACGTAGTGCGGGCGGTCGTTCTCGGCCGACTCGGCGAGGTCGAGCAGCGCCGGGTAGAGGCTGTCCACTCCGTGGAACTCCGAGACCGGCAGCGCCGCGTGCAGCGCCTTGGCGGCGTGTTCGGCGTCGGAGTCGAGGCAGAGGATGGTGAAGTCGGCGCTGCCCGGCTCGTGCTGGCGGGCCAGGGCGAGCCCGGCTGACGCGAGTACGGCACAGGCTTCGTCGATGCGGTTGCCGAGGACGGCGAGGTTGCGGCCGGGTGCCCGGTTGAGGCGTACGGTCGCGGGCCGCCCGGTGACGTCGATCGTCTCGCCGATGAGCGCCACCGCGCCCTGGTTGGCGAGCGGCGAGGGCCCGCCGGGCAGGATCGGGTAGGCGGGCCGGGCGTCGCCGTCGAAGAGCCGGGGCTCGTCGGCATCGGCGGCGCGCTGGAGCCAGAGGCTGCGCTGCAGCTCCTGCCACTCGACCCGGTTGCCGCAGTTGGGGAGGCGGACGATCTGGTTGGCGGTGGGGGAGCCGGAGTCGGCGTTGATCACCGCGTGGTGCCGGGGGATCAGGTCGGCGGCGAGGTTGGTCTCGGCGAGTACCCGGCGCGCCTTGGGCAGGGCGATCCGCAGGGTGAACTGCCCGACGAGGCCGGAGCGCCCCCAAAGGGCCTCGATGCCGGTGACGTCCTGGGAGGCGAGCACGAGGTGGATGCCCTGCGAGCGCCCGCGCCGGGCGAGGTCCTCCAGCAGGGCGACGGCCTCGCTCGTCACCGCGTCGCGGCCGGTGAGCAGCACCTGGAACTCGTCGATCACGGCGATGATCCGGGGCCAGTGGCCGCCGGGGTCCTCGCTGCGCAGCTCGGCCAGCTTCGTCGCGCCGTGCTTCTTGGCGGCGGCGGCCCGTCGGCGCAGCTCGTCGGCGAGGTGGCGCAGCAGGGCCAGGCCGAACTCGCGGTCGGCGTTGACGTTGATGCCGACGAGGCGCAGATGCGGCAGCCAGGTCTCGTCGCGGTGCGACGGTGCGAAGCGGGCGAACGAGACGCCCTCCTTGAAGTCGAGCAGGTGCAGCTCGAGCTCGCTGGGGGCGTACCGGCTGGTGAGACCGGCGAGGAACGCGTAGATCAGGTTGGTCTTCCCGGAGCCGGACGGGCCGGCGATGAGCGCGTGCGGCGGGTCGTCGCCGAGGACGAGTTCGGCGAGCTCGCCGTCGGTGCCCTCACCGATCGGCGCCCGGAGGCACTCGGCGGAGGACTCGGTCCACAGCTCCTCGGGGAGCAGATAGTCGAGTGTCGCCGGGGGCGGCCCGGCGGCGAGCTCCTTGCAGACGGCGGTGACGAGTTCGGCGGGCGGGGCCTGGTCGAGCGCGATCGACAGCTCCCCGGTGAGCCCCGGTGCCACACCGAGTCCGGCCGCGATCGTCATCGAGAGCACCGTCGGGTGCTCCACGAGCGTGATTCCCCTGGTCACGATATGTACGCCGGCCGCGACCCCGGTACGCGTGATCCGGTCCAGCTGTGCCCGCTGCGCGGTGCTGAGCTCGACGGTGTCGTCGCCGAGCAGGACGGCGATCCGCCACGGTTCGGGGCGGCGCCCGGAGACGGCAGCCGCTTCGGCGAGTCCGGCGTGCTCCCCGGCGAGGACCTGCTCGTTGATCCGCTGGATCTCCTCGACCAGCCCGTCGAGCATGCCGGTGAGCCCGCCCGGCCCGACGAAGGTGAGCTGCCCGCTCGTGGCGAGGGGCGCGAAACCGGCGAGCGCCCCGCCGAGCTGCCCGGGATCGAAGATCCAGAGTTTGACCTGGCCGCTGGGCGTGGAGCGGAGCGTACGCAGGAGCAACCCGGCGATCACACCGTCCGAGAGGGGTCGGTCGTCGGTGGTGAGCCAGAGATGGGTCGCGTCGAGCAGCGGCAGCAGCGCCGGTACGCCCACCTCGGCAAGCTCCCCGATCCGCAACAGCCCCGGTGCCATAGGACCAACTCTTGAAGAGTTGCGGCGATCTTGCCGGTCGCCTCGGTCGCTGCGGTCGGCTCGATCGGCTCGGTCGGCTTGGGACTCGGTGAGGGACGGCCAGGTTGACCAGGGTGCTCCGCAGGCGTCGGGGGCTGCTGCGGCGGCGAGTTCGCGCAGGGCCTTCGTCAGGGCTGCGGTCTGGCGTACCAGCCGGTCGGCGGCTGCGGAGACCTCCGCGTCGCGCTGGCGCGCCAGGGTGGCGAAGCGCTCGGCCGAGCTGGCCTTCGCGGCACTGAGCTGCGCGTGCGCCTCCCGCTGGCGGGCCAGCCCGTCGTCGAGGCAGCGCCGGACCGCAGCGCGGGCAGCGGCGAGTTCCCGGCGTACGGAGGCGACGAGGGGACCCCGCCGGACCCTGTTAGACACCGCTTCGGTCGACAGCGCGCGGCTCGCCCAGCGCGTCGATGGCGGAGCGGCGGCGGGTCGGATCGGTCACCCGCAGCGCCGCCCGGTGAGTGGCGGCCGACTGTGCGGCACCGCGCTCGGCCTCGATCACCTTCGCGAGGTCCGCCGCGGAGCGCCCGGTCGCCGCGAGCAGCCCCGCGACGAGCACGGTCGCGGCGGCGGCTGCGTCCACGGGGTGGATCGGCGTCGAGTCGCTGCGGCGCTGGGGCTGCACGTGGCAGACCCGGGCCAGCGCCTCCTCGGCTGCGGCTGCCGGGAGCTTGGGCAGGAGCGCGGCGATCTTCGGGAGCGCCGCTCGGCGTACCCGTGCAAGATCTTCCAACCGTGCGGGGTGGCCGCAGAGCTCGCCCGCCAGGTGCCGGAGCAGCGGCGGCGCGATCGCGGCGACGCCGAGGCCGACCGCCGGGCCGGCGGCGGCGAGCTCGCGCCGCAGCCGCACCGGGTTCTCGTCGAGGGCCGCAGCCGTGCAGCGGCGCAGCAGCTCGGCGCTGGTCGCGGCTGCCTCGGCGCGAGTCGACCGGCTCACCGTGTCGGGACCGCCACCGGCGATCTCGCTGACCCGCGCCGCCCACCAGTCGGTGAGCTGCGCGACGTCGCTGCGCGAGTTCTGCGCGGGCACGCTCGGCACGAGGGCGGCGGTCCACTCCTCGCGCGCGCCGTCGGTCGAGATGCCCAGAGCAGCCGTGTACGCATCGAGCGCGTCCTGAGCACCGCGCATCAGCGCCACGGCGTTCTCCAGGCGCTCCACGGCGCCGCTGAGCTGTGGAATCCGCGCGGGGTCGCTCGTGGACTGCATGACCCACGCGAGCAGGTCACCCGCCGAGCGCAGCCGCTCGGCAGCCGCGGTCACCTGTGCCACCGGAAGATCGTCACGGGCGACCCGGATGTGGTCGGCCAGATCCTGAACGAGACTCATGCCCTCACCTACAGCGCCGCGACATAGCTCTGAGCCTGCTCCACCGCGCTGAGCGTGGCGGTGAGGCAGTCCTCGAGTTCGGTGGTGGCCTGGGCCAGGGCGGCCTGCGCCGCGGTCACAGACTCGTGACCGGAGCCCTCCACCGCGACGGCGAGGCTGAGCTGTGCGTCGCCGAGCCTCTCGTTGGCGGAGCGCACGGCGTCCTGGCTCTCCTGGACGTGCAGCATCGCGGCATCGATGGCTGCCTTGACCTCGGCGACACTCGCCACGGCCACCTCCACGGAAGACTGACGGGGTGATACCCGCCGATTATCGCGGAGATTACTTTAAAACGGACAAAACGCGCGCGAATCGCACGAACTATCTGTACTGGTTGGCGTACGCCTGCCGTGCCAACTTCATCCGCTTCCGCCTGCGCAGCATCCACCAGACGAAGAAGACGAATCCGATCAGGAAAAGGATGATCAGGATCGGGATGATGATCGCGGTGACCGAGAGCCCGGCACTCGCCGTGTCCTCGACCGTCGATGCGACCGGCGCGCCCACGCCCAGCGTCATCGTGTTGATCACCGGCCGGGCGGTCGCCTTGGTGATGTGGACGCCGAGTGCCATGACGATGCCGATCAGGATCGGCACCCACTGTTTGGACTCGAAGAAGCTCGCCGGGTCCGAGACCGTGACCGTCTCCGAACTCGACCCGGCGCCGAAGGCGAGACCACCGGCGGTCGGCCGGACCACCGTCTGCACGATGTCGTTGACGGAGTCGACCGCCGGGATCTTGTCGGCGACGAACTCGATCGCGAGCAGCACGCAGAGGATGACCAGGACCCAGCCGTTGGAGATCCAACTCCACGTCTTGGGTAACTCGATCAGGTCGGTGTACCTGGCGAGCAGACCGATCGCGAGGAGCGGAATGTAGGCATTGAGTCCCGCCGCGGAGGCGAGACCGGCACCGGTGAGCGCTTCAAGCACTCAGACAGCATGGCACCCTTACGCCATTCGGGCAGCCTGACGTGCGAGTTGCCTGGTAGGGGGCTGTTCGTTCGGTTTCGACCGCATCGGGCACCGGGTCGATTACGTAGAGCGACCGCAATCCGTAGGGTCGCCCAGCATGAACGCCTATGAGACCCCGCCTGCGCCGAAGAAGGCACTGACCCCGCTCAAGATTTTCGGCATCGCCGGAGCGGCGCTGCTCGCGGTCATCATCGGCTGCTGCGGCGTGGGTGCTGCGACGATGCTCGGTGGTGGCGACACCAAGAGCGCGTCGCCGCAGCAGTCGGCGAACGGACTGCCTCAGCCCGCCCCGGCCGTGACGACGGCCGCAGCCGAGCCGACCGTCTCGCCGACACCGGCCGTGCAACCGACCACTCTCGCTCCGACGAAGTCGCCGAGCACTAAGCCGAGCGCCAAGCCGACGCCGAAGCCCCCGACACCCCCGAAGCCGTCCACCAAGCCCAAGCCCAAGCCGAGCCCCACACCGGAGCCTGAGCACACCGTAGGCACTGCCGTCCATGCCGGAGCCTTCTGCTCGCAGCACTGGTGGTTCGGCCACACCTCGACCGGCAAGCTCATGCAGTGCAAGCCGAGTGCAACGGATTCCAGGTTCCGGTGGCGTGCGGCCTGACGGAGCGCCCGGATCAGGAGGGGATAGGCTCGCGCGGTGCGTTTGGTGATAGCTCGATGCTCGGTGGATTACGTCGGACGGCTCGCGGCGCACCTGCCGACCGCTAACCGACTGATCATGGTCAAGGCCGACGGTTCGGTCCTCGTGCACTCCGACGGCGGCTCCTACAAGCCGCTGAACTGGATGTCGCCGCCCTGCAAGATCGAGGAAGCGCCCGGCGTGTGGCGCGTCGTCAACAAGGCGGGCGAGGAGCTGCGGATCACCCTGGAGGAGGTCTTCAGCGACTCCGCGCACGAGCTGGGGCAGGATCCCGGGCTGCGCAAGGACGGCGTCGAGGCGCACCTGCAGGAGCTGCTCGCGGCTCTGCCGGAGACGTTCGGCGAGGGCTTCTCCCTGGTCCGCCGCGAATACATGACGGCGATCGGACCGGTCGACCTGCTCTGCCGCGACAAGGCGGGCGCCCACGTGGCGATCGAGGTCAAGCGGCGCGGTGACATCGACGGGGTCGAGCAGCTGACCCGGTACCTGGAGCTGCTCAACCGGGACACGCTGCTGGCTCCGGTCGCCGGGATCTTCGTGGCGCAGGAGATCAAGCCGCAGGCTCGCGTACTCGCCGCGGACCGGGGCATCCGCTGCGTCGTCGTCGACTACGACCGCCTGCGCGGCATGGAACGCAACGAGCTCACCCTCTTCTAGCGCGAGTCCTTC
This portion of the Allocatelliglobosispora scoriae genome encodes:
- a CDS encoding FtsK/SpoIIIE domain-containing protein; the protein is MSNRVRRGPLVASVRRELAAARAAVRRCLDDGLARQREAHAQLSAAKASSAERFATLARQRDAEVSAAADRLVRQTAALTKALRELAAAAAPDACGAPWSTWPSLTESQADRADRADRSDRGDRQDRRNSSRVGPMAPGLLRIGELAEVGVPALLPLLDATHLWLTTDDRPLSDGVIAGLLLRTLRSTPSGQVKLWIFDPGQLGGALAGFAPLATSGQLTFVGPGGLTGMLDGLVEEIQRINEQVLAGEHAGLAEAAAVSGRRPEPWRIAVLLGDDTVELSTAQRAQLDRITRTGVAAGVHIVTRGITLVEHPTVLSMTIAAGLGVAPGLTGELSIALDQAPPAELVTAVCKELAAGPPPATLDYLLPEELWTESSAECLRAPIGEGTDGELAELVLGDDPPHALIAGPSGSGKTNLIYAFLAGLTSRYAPSELELHLLDFKEGVSFARFAPSHRDETWLPHLRLVGINVNADREFGLALLRHLADELRRRAAAAKKHGATKLAELRSEDPGGHWPRIIAVIDEFQVLLTGRDAVTSEAVALLEDLARRGRSQGIHLVLASQDVTGIEALWGRSGLVGQFTLRIALPKARRVLAETNLAADLIPRHHAVINADSGSPTANQIVRLPNCGNRVEWQELQRSLWLQRAADADEPRLFDGDARPAYPILPGGPSPLANQGAVALIGETIDVTGRPATVRLNRAPGRNLAVLGNRIDEACAVLASAGLALARQHEPGSADFTILCLDSDAEHAAKALHAALPVSEFHGVDSLYPALLDLAESAENDRPHYVLAYALDAASAQLAARRGPGEPTGHELLRTVLSRGPERRTHMLAWWRTVARLRDDLGGIGARLDAIGAWVALDVHGNELAPLTPQPGGPVWFPREQRALFFDRAVHRSPEIIIPYEVTL
- a CDS encoding DUF4126 domain-containing protein, translated to MLEALTGAGLASAAGLNAYIPLLAIGLLARYTDLIELPKTWSWISNGWVLVILCVLLAIEFVADKIPAVDSVNDIVQTVVRPTAGGLAFGAGSSSETVTVSDPASFFESKQWVPILIGIVMALGVHITKATARPVINTMTLGVGAPVASTVEDTASAGLSVTAIIIPILIILFLIGFVFFVWWMLRRRKRMKLARQAYANQYR
- the nucS gene encoding endonuclease NucS, with product MRLVIARCSVDYVGRLAAHLPTANRLIMVKADGSVLVHSDGGSYKPLNWMSPPCKIEEAPGVWRVVNKAGEELRITLEEVFSDSAHELGQDPGLRKDGVEAHLQELLAALPETFGEGFSLVRREYMTAIGPVDLLCRDKAGAHVAIEVKRRGDIDGVEQLTRYLELLNRDTLLAPVAGIFVAQEIKPQARVLAADRGIRCVVVDYDRLRGMERNELTLF